The DNA window CTGACCACATATTCTACGATGCGTCTCGACAATAGCGTGATCCTCGCGCGACATGATGAACGGCGAAACAACTTCCGACCTCCGCGCGAGCCTCGAGAAGGCTCTGGTCTAGTGTGCCGATCTGTGTGCCAACTCAGCCAACCGCAGCGCTCTCCTCACGCCAGCGCTTCGCGCGGCAGCTCATCCGCCCGCATCGCGCCCGTCATCACAGCGACCGCATCGCTCATGCTGATCCGCTTCGGATTCAACACCGCCGCCCGCCTGCCGAGCCGCGCTACGTGAATCCGATCGGCGATCTCGAACACGTGCGGGATGTTGTGCGATACCAGCACTACCGACAGACCCTTGTCGCGCACACGCCGGATCAGCTCCAGCACCATCGTGCCTTCCTTCACTCCCAGAGAAGCAGTCGGCTCGTCCATGATGACTACGTGCCGCGCGAACGCGGCGCTCCGCGCAACGGCTACACCCTGGCGCTGGCCCCCCGAAAGCGTTTCGACCGCCTGAGTCGTCGAGGCGATGCCGATCTTCAGCTCCCGCATGTAGCCAGCGCTCTCGAGCGCCATGCGCTTCTTGTCGAGCATCCGAAGCGCTGTCCCAGCAAGCCCACCGCGGCGAATCTCACGACCTAGAAAGAGATTCTCCGAGATTGACATTGCCGGTGCGACGGCGAGCTCCTGGTAAACCGTCTCGATGCCGGCATGTCGCGCGTCGATCGGCCTGCGGAAGCGAACGTTCCTGCCGTCGAGGACGATCTCGCCGGAATCAGGAATAGTCGCGCCCGAAAGCGCCTTGATGAGTGATGACTTGCCGGCGCCGTTGTCGCCAACAACGGCGAGGATCTCACCAGTACGCAGCTCGAAATCCATTCCGTCGAGGGCAGTCACGTGGCCGTACCGCTTCACCAGCCCGCTAGCCTTCATCACGATGCTCTTCGGAACCGTCTCTGGCGCTGTCATCTCCCGCGCCGGCGCGACAACTGGTCGGTGGCGACAGCAAGAATCACGAGGATACCCGTAACCAGAACCTGGTAGACCGACGACACGCCCATCAGCGTCAGCCCGTTCCGGAATACGCCGACAATCAGTGCGCCAACGAGCGACCCCAGCACCACGCCGCGGCCGCCGAACAGGCTCGTGCCGCCGAGCACAACAGCGGTGATCGCATCGAGGTTCTCGGTTTGCCCGGCGTTCGGGTCGCCCACTCCCGTGCGTGCTACCGAAAGAAGAGCGGCGATGCCGTAGAGAGCTCCGGCGAGAACGTACACGCCGAGAAGCACTCGCTGCGTCGCGATGCCGGTGAG is part of the Gemmatimonadaceae bacterium genome and encodes:
- a CDS encoding ATP-binding cassette domain-containing protein, with amino-acid sequence MTAPETVPKSIVMKASGLVKRYGHVTALDGMDFELRTGEILAVVGDNGAGKSSLIKALSGATIPDSGEIVLDGRNVRFRRPIDARHAGIETVYQELAVAPAMSISENLFLGREIRRGGLAGTALRMLDKKRMALESAGYMRELKIGIASTTQAVETLSGGQRQGVAVARSAAFARHVVIMDEPTASLGVKEGTMVLELIRRVRDKGLSVVLVSHNIPHVFEIADRIHVARLGRRAAVLNPKRISMSDAVAVMTGAMRADELPREALA